The Primulina tabacum isolate GXHZ01 chromosome 10, ASM2559414v2, whole genome shotgun sequence region CTTGGTAAACTATACCATAAATTTACTTAtacattatatttaaaattattaatgtaTCACCACAATTTTTTTATAACTTGCGTAAAACTTCATAACTATATCCAACCACTTAATTTATACAAATGTTACAAATCTCGAATTTACTTTTCACCcatcaaattaattttatgagaaATTATATAAGAATTTCGTTGTAAAATACAAATTTCCAATTAGCCATGCATTCCAAGCATACGCACGAATGAGCCATGACATccatataaacaaataaaacaaaaaaacagaTTTTTGTAATAATATTTAAAGCAGATATATTACACGTTTAAATAATCACATAGGCACACATCAGTTAACAAGCATAATCCTTGTAGAAAAATACATGGAAGGTTTTGACAATGGGAAAGAGAAATATATTTGGAAGTGTGAAGTTAGAGATCTCATTCGAATTTGAACACAGAACGCCGCAACAAGAAAAAAGATCTAACGCAGAACTGCATTCAGTGATCACTACAAAACTTTCATGCATTTATTGGAGTAATCTTCTGAACTCGATATTGTTCGAAATCGGGTATAATAGCATATTGAACTGGAAGTACCTTCAGCGACAGCGTCTTCATACGTCCAACAGCAGCCTACGAGGATCCTCCACGACGTCTTTGATTCTTCTCAAAAAGAACACTGCCTCTCTCCCATCAATAAGCCGGTGATCGTATGTCAGCGCAATGTACATCATTGGTCTTGGTACGATGTTACCTCCGACAACCATGGGACGGTTCACTATTGAGTGCATTCCGAGGATTGCGGACTGCGATTTCAAAACAAATATGGTTTGGTTAATCATAAAAGTGTCGAGAGAAACAAACCATCCAGTAAACCAAAGAGACAAGTGGTATAGCAATTGGTTTTCCGTGACATAGGTGTTGGATTCAAGTCCCACTACTTGGTAAGcgtgacataaaaataataataatcaattgatgACTCAAGTGACCCAACCAGTTAGCCCAGTGGAGGTCGCTGTTCAAATGTTTGACTGTCACAGTAGATGCTCGCTGGGTTATATTTTTTTCCACAAAACAAAACCAAACTGAGTTATATTTTTTTCCAACAAACCAAAACAGGATCTTGAATTAGGAACAAACCTGAGGAGGATTGATGATGGGAGTACTTAAAAGGCTTCCATAGACGCCGCCATTGGAAATTGTAAATGTGCCCCCAGCCATTTCATCTATTGAGATGGTGCCGTCATTGGCTCTCTTTGCAAGAGTGTTAATTGCCTTCTCGACTTCAGCGAAATCCATTCTTTCAGCATTGCGGAGAACTGGAACCACAAGACCCTATGGAGATCTAAAGTTAGTTAATTAGCcaagaatatttttattttagatgGGTAACAGTAAATAGATGCAGTGATGAGTTATGTTGCTGCCGAGGAAACTAGCTATACTCGGTTTTGTCTTTGATCATGCAGATGGATTGACTGGATATGTCTTACATATTAGATCTTGTTTTCTAAAAACTTGTATACTCTGCATCTCTTCTGAAATCTGAATTTACCCTCTGGTGACCTAGCCCAACTTCAGAAGGCGAGAAACCATATATGAACTATTTCATTTAGTGAAGTATTCAATTTAAATGAATCATTTCTTCTTATGCCGTGTTGACAATAGCGAAAACAAAATTCTAAAATCTTGCCTTTGGGGTACCAACAGCAATACTGATATCAACATAGTCTCTATAAATGATATCATCGCCATCAATAACGGCATTCACTATTGGCTGCTTCTGTAAGGCACTGATAGCTGCCTGAAACCCATAGAGACCGAAGTTATTAAAAGTACGTATAGTGAAACTTGAACGACACAACATGATATCAACATACTTTCACAAATCCTGACATTAGTCCCAGCTTCACTCCATGTTTCTCAAGAAAAGTGTCTTTGTAATCGGAACGAAGTTTCATCAAATTAGTCCTGTTACAAGCAAATAAATGTAAAATGTCATTATTTGATCACCCAGTTTAAAAGAACATGCAAACTCCTCACTGGCTGTCAAGTAACAGAGCAAGTTCCTTACTAATTGATAGTATAAAAGGATTAAAACTCGAGACACGTTAATGGCATTTGATGAAATAACAGGTAAGATTTTTCCCAAACGTAGTTCAGGAACATAAGATCAAATTGAAGTCAGATAAATTAGATTGCATTAAATGTTTTAACTGTTTAGCTGAACAATAGAGGGTTGTAGTGACAATGGAAGTTAAGATATCAACAAGCATTTAGAAACTCCAAACCCAATCAAGGAAATTCACATGCCTGGATAAATTAAATAAGCAAAAGAAACAGATACTTTAGGACTGTCTCCATCCAATCCCacataaaaaaaagtaaaacaCACACAAACGCTCCACACACTTCCCTCCGTCCAAGAACCAACCATAACCAAAAATAATTGTGGGAAAATTTATTCTGTAAAATATACTATATTCGGTAGTTTTAGATCGTACGATTGCCCAGTTGGAATACTCCATCCCCAGCAAAGTGAATTATTTCAAACACGACTAGCCTATTGATATAGAAATCTCGACTGTGGGATGCATTCCAATTGGCTCTTTAACCGAGAAGTTTACAAAACCATAACATAGAGCAAATAAACGAAAACCATAACAGCACATAAATTACATGTCAACTTCGTTGAATGTCGTCAACAATGCAAATGTGTTCTGGGAATCTTTCAATCGTGTGGCAACCCGTTTTCTTAGCCTTGTCATAGGAACCTGTCATTAGAGAGGATTCAAGAGTCATACTCTCAAACATATAATAAGAATAGGATGATAAAACTCTTAAAGAGCACCAGTATCTTTCAGTTAGAAAATTGAAACTCACTCGTCTTTCCCTTTCTTTAGGGGGGAGCTGAAGTTCCGTCGCTGAGGCTTTGGAAGGTGGTGGAGAACTTCCTTTAGGCTTTTCTAATACAGGCTTTGTCTCCACTTTAGGCTTTGGGTCCTCTTTGGGCTTTGGGTCCTCCTTTTTATCTTTAGCAGGAGATGGTGGTGGAGCAGCTTTGTCAGATGGCTTGTCATCAGATGGTGCTACATGTGTTGCACCTTCACCAGATTTCGATATAATTGCGACCTTGGTGCCAGGTTCCACAGTATCTCCTTCCTTAGCTGTGAGCTATAGAAATATgaagaaaaagaaattaaacaacagtaTCATATCCAGGGAAATAATGAACTACCAGTCCAAAGTCAAAGAAGTTATACCTTTTGGATCACACCTGCTTCAGGACTATTGACATCCATAGTGACCTAGGATGGCAAATAATTGAAGAGAAAACTGTCAGTCACACGGTACTATGAAAGCTTCCAACGTCAAAAAGATATTTCAATTAGATGCTGCAAATAAAAGCGCATAAATTTGCACCACATTCCTTTTTTTTGCTAGCgggtaaatgatgatgattatttaTACTTTCAAGAATGGTTTTAACAGAAGCTGCTGGCAGCAAAAGTAGGAAAATGTTTCTCGTTACAAGTACCTTATCAGTTTCAATCTGAGCAATGGGCTCATCAACCTCTACTCTGTCCCCAGGTTCTGGACAAAACACCATGCAGCAATGGATTTGaccatcatatcatatattCTCAAGTGAAAAAGAAACTTGCCACACAGGAAGAGACATACTTTTTAAGAATTTTGCTAACGTGCCATCAGTTATCGATTCACCCATGTGAGGGACAACAGCATCAACAAGATCGCCTCCTGTTCAAGTATAGACAAGAGAACAGTTTAAAAGCAAGATGGAAATAGAATATAATAGCTTTCCTGCACATAGATACATTCATCCAAATTCATTAGGGAGTGGCTGTATCCCACTTAGGGGTTCCAAAATTATAGTACTCGCATTTCACCAGATATCATGAGAATAAAAACCACGACTTCAGGAAGCATAGTTATTCTATGTCAGCACAAATGCAGCTACACTTACCATTAGCATTCATCCTAGCATTATGCAAATTAGATTTAAAGTGAGTACGTTATTGACAACATCATATGTTGCTTTCAGAATTTTACATAAGACATTAGATATGATATGCAAACATTGTCCTGcttttgcatttatttttagCTAACAACCATAGTTGTCAAGGGAGCAAGGCGTACCGAGATGCACAAAGATCATGGAGCCTGAGGCGAGGAGCGAGCTTTACCGAAACCAGGCatacatttttaaatgtttcaaaaaatatatttatgttagaataaatatattaaaatataaaataattaagccacAATGtcacaaaaaacaaaaataattaataagttCATAATAATTAGTAACATGATAAAAATTATTCAATTATCCAAATAAAGTTCATCTTCTTCCATCGAATCATCAGAGCCCCTAGAACTTTTGGACTTGTATTCTTCTTGGACTTCATAATTTTCTTGATCAACATCGATTTCTTCTCTCTTCATCCAAAAGATGTGAAATCGGTCTTCTCCTAGTAGTTTTGGATGTAGATGTCATCACCTCATTCTTCTGTTCAGTGCTCTCTTCTTCTGATTTCAGCGATGGAGTGTTGGGTTGCTAGGGTTTAggcattttgtttttaaaaagtaattaaaaaaaatcactgAGGCGCGCTTAACCAAGGCTAGTCCAAGCGAGCGTCTAGGCTCACTTGCCGAGAGACACTCGCCTTTGACAACTATGCTAATAATTGAACCTGAGGACAAGAAAATGCAAGTAGTCCtttaaatatcatataaatatagtCCTCTAACTATCATAAAAATGTAATAACCATAGTTGTCAAAGGCGAGCACCTCCAGGCCAGGACCCTGCGCCTGGGATGACCTAGGCGCAGCGATTCACTAAGGCGAGCCCATATGCTCGGCTAGACTAGCCTTGAAAGTTCCATCAAGCGCGCTTtagtgattttttttaattacttgtttaaaataaaaaaatccaaaCCCAAACCCTAGCAACCCAACACTCTGACGCTGAAGCAGAAGAAGAGAGCGTTGAAACAGAAGAACGAGGGAGAGTATCTACATCTAAAACAACCAGAAATAGATCGTTTTCACATTTTTtggatgaagaagaagaagaagatgttGATAAAGAAAATTATGAAGACCAAGAAGAATACAAGTCCGAAAATTCTAGAGACTCTAATGATTCAACGGAAGAAGATGAACTTGATTTGGATAATTGAAGAATTTTAATCatgttattatttattatgaacttattaattattttttgtttcgAGTTAAGTCAAAATGTCACTGGAaacaaaaaatacattttttaaaaaatttaaaaatgtgcGTCTTGCTTCGGTAAGGCACGCGTGCCTCGCGTTGCACCTCAGACTCCATGGCTCTTGTACACCTTGGTGCGCATTGCGCTTTTGACAACTATGGAAAAACCACAGGACACATCCCCACAATATTAGCTATTCAATGTCAGCAATCTTTTTTGTACCTACTAATCAAAGAAAAACTGTTAAATACTCTAAAAACTCTAAACACCAATTCATTCATTTCCCACTCATGTCTTGGAGAGTGACCATCTAAAAGCCATAACAAAATCTAAATCAAATTTTGCTAATCTTCTATCTCTAGTATTAGTTCAAGATGCTATGACACAATAAGTCCAAATAACTAAAATAGGTTATTCCTCATCATTCCAattctttttatttcttttgctaCATTAATTTGATGAAACTTTTACATTCACAAAGTTAAATTCAATCCCAATAATAGTAACATTAAATACAAAGACTACATTTAAGCAGTTCATGGGAATATTATCAAGGTTGCCCAACCTAACAAGTTTTACCAATTCTGCAAGGAAAAAGGTACGCAGGAGAAGAGAGACTGGTGTTCAAGAGAATTTTATATCACCGTTTGAACAGAATGGTCTGCTCCAGATTTGCATGGTTACAAGTTGCTGAAGACTGCTTACAGCTTCCCTGCAAAGTATACAAAGTATAAATTTATCAGCTAAGAATTTTTTCGACCAATTGCTTATCTTTCTCCAGTATTTTCCAACCCAAATAGATGAgaagtgtagaacccgtaaatcagactacgaataagtcatgcataatttctagtatttaaattaaaatgatttttattgcatgagtatttaaatttctttctttaaatttaattattttattcagtagttTATTGGTTATcctttcagttaattaagtgaggccggactggagttggagttttgagataaaatttaatattaagaaaacattcttagaatttatttaagataaataataagtcaatttaatgtaaaagaatgtttgagaaattatttaataatttgagataagtagtaaataaagttcaataattaatttctcaattcactaaaatatttaatgggtacataaaacactaaagatttaaaatacattatttaagcaatatttcccctccacttaatagcataatttcggccacctcataggtgatttaatatttctttggcaactcaccacctttgactctTTCCTTATTATTTCTTGGTATGTTAACCCTTTCACttttaatcaccattaattaataatcaatcaATATCTTAGCCTTGTTTGACTAGGAGGAATCAGTCATCATATCACCCCTCAATCCCACCTAATGACACCTCATTCCTTATCTAGCTAACAACTAGGATAGAAAGTTAGGAGCTTGCCATTTTGTAtcccatttaattagtaaactcCCCTCACTCCTAGCCATTCTCTCCCCACCATtatcaccgaaattcagagcttaATCAGAGCAAAAATCGTGAGACTCCTAGCAAGAAACAAGAGGGAAAAATCGAGTAGGAAAGAAgaacactccgtctccgccgcaccacgtcgtcgtttcgtttgtttttcgttcaaaacaaaccaagtcatgtttatatttttccttCCACTCTTCAATCAAACCATAATATGAATTTAAACCTTTCATGATCAAGATT contains the following coding sequences:
- the LOC142505132 gene encoding dihydrolipoyllysine-residue succinyltransferase component of 2-oxoglutarate dehydrogenase complex 1, mitochondrial-like isoform X2, translating into MMLGVLRRKAASGASSTKAFGVSLGKISPAVSTSRTCSALSEEIIRYERGVGHVQSYSCLPLAGRIINLIPKREAVSSLQQLVTMQIWSRPFCSNGGDLVDAVVPHMGESITDGTLAKFLKKPGDRVEVDEPIAQIETDKVTMDVNSPEAGVIQKLTAKEGDTVEPGTKVAIISKSGEGATHVAPSDDKPSDKAAPPPSPAKDKKEDPKPKEDPKPKVETKPVLEKPKGSSPPPSKASATELQLPPKERERRVPMTRLRKRVATRLKDSQNTFALLTTFNEVDMTNLMKLRSDYKDTFLEKHGVKLGLMSGFVKAAISALQKQPIVNAVIDGDDIIYRDYVDISIAVGTPKGLVVPVLRNAERMDFAEVEKAINTLAKRANDGTISIDEMAGGTFTISNGGVYGSLLSTPIINPPQSAILGMHSIVNRPMVVGGNIVPRPMMYIALTYDHRLIDGREAVFFLRRIKDVVEDPRRLLLDV
- the LOC142505132 gene encoding dihydrolipoyllysine-residue succinyltransferase component of 2-oxoglutarate dehydrogenase complex 1, mitochondrial-like isoform X1, with the translated sequence MMLGVLRRKAASGASSTKAFGVSLGKISPAVSTSRTCSALSEEIIRYERGVGHVQSYSCLPLAGRIINLIPKREAVSSLQQLVTMQIWSRPFCSNGGGDLVDAVVPHMGESITDGTLAKFLKKPGDRVEVDEPIAQIETDKVTMDVNSPEAGVIQKLTAKEGDTVEPGTKVAIISKSGEGATHVAPSDDKPSDKAAPPPSPAKDKKEDPKPKEDPKPKVETKPVLEKPKGSSPPPSKASATELQLPPKERERRVPMTRLRKRVATRLKDSQNTFALLTTFNEVDMTNLMKLRSDYKDTFLEKHGVKLGLMSGFVKAAISALQKQPIVNAVIDGDDIIYRDYVDISIAVGTPKGLVVPVLRNAERMDFAEVEKAINTLAKRANDGTISIDEMAGGTFTISNGGVYGSLLSTPIINPPQSAILGMHSIVNRPMVVGGNIVPRPMMYIALTYDHRLIDGREAVFFLRRIKDVVEDPRRLLLDV